The Rhodopseudomonas julia DNA segment CCATGGCGAGCGCGACAAGCGGCGTGAACGGCGTCAGCCACCACAGCCCGCCGCCAAGAAGCGTCGCGAGCCCCACACCGCCGATCAGGCCTTCCCAGGTCTTCGACGGCGACAAATTCGGCGCGACCTTTCGGCGCCCGAACAGCTTGCCGCACACATATTGGAGAACGTCGCTCGCCTGCACGACGATGATCAGGAAGGTAATCAGGAGGAGGTTGCCGCCTTCGAACCCCGGAATATCGAGATTCAAGATTGCCGGCACGTGCGACAGGCAGAAGACGCATATCATCAGTCCCCATTGCACCTGAGCGACACGCTCCATGTATCGCGCGGTCTCGGCGCGGAAGGCGGCGATGATGGGGAGAGCCAGGAAGGCATAGACCGGAATCAGAACCGAGTAGATGCCATACTGATCGGCGAGGACGAGGGCGTATTGCGCCGGCAGAAAGACGAAGAAACTCGCCGCGAGCGCGTAATGATCGCCACGTCTGGTCGGCGTCAGTGTCATGAATTCGCGCAATGCCGTGAAAGAGGCGAAAGCAAAAAGGAGAACGACACCCGTCTTGCCGAACAGGAAGGCGATGAGCATCAGCGCGACGAGCACCCACCACGCCTTGATGCGCGCATTGAGATTGTCGATCACCGCGTGCGGCTTTCGCCAGCTGATCGTCCGCTTGAGGATAAACCCGATGAGCGAGGCCACGGCCAGAATGGCAAAGACGCCCCCCGCGAGAATGAGGAGATTGGGCTCAGCCATCTTTGTGGTTCTCTCCATTGGTCGGGGCGGTCGCCAAAAGGGCGGCGCGGGCGCGATCCAGAAACGCCTGCTTTTCCTCTCCCTCACCCAGCTTGACCGGAGCGCCGAACGTCACGGTGCACAAGAGCGGCACCGGCACGATCTCACCTTTCGGCAAGACACGGTTCAGATTGTCGATCCAGACCGGGACGCACTCGATCTCGGGACGCTTCTCAGCGAGGCGGTAGATCCCGCTCTTGAACGGCAGGAGACGCTCGTCGCCCGTGTTGCGGGTCCCTTCAGGAAACAGGATCAAGGAGGCGCCGCCCGACAGCGCATCGGCCATCAGCGCGATCGGATCGGGCGTCTCTTCCGTGCGGGTGCGTTCGATCAGGACGGCGCGAAACACCTCTTCGGCGATATAGCGGCGCATCCGCGTCGCACGCCAGTAATCGGCGGCGGCAACGGGCCGCGTCACGCGCCGCAGTGCCGGCGGTAGCACCGACCACAGGAGCACGAAATCGCCGTGGCTCACATGATTGGCATAGTAGATGCGGCGATGGGTGGTGGGGTCGCAGCCTTGCCATTCCGCGCGCACGCCGGTTGCAACCCGCGCTGCGAGGATCAGGGCCGTCGTGGTCGCATCGACCAGGAAACCCGACGCGGCGGGCGGAAAATCGCTCATTCGCCTGCCCTCGCCGGCATTTCGGCAAGAGCCACGCGCACCCGCTTGACGACGGTGGCGGCGAGCAGGATCGCCACAGCCCACAGAGCGAGCGCGCTCCAATCCGGCAACAGCCCGCCGAAGCCGACCCATGTCCCGATAACGCCGAAAACGAGCGCCCGGTCGCTCTTGCCGAGCGGACCGTCATAGCGGCGGCTGGCACCCAGCGCCTGCGCCAGGACGCCGGCGAACTCCGTCAAGATGGAGAGAAGCACGACGAGGGCGACGAGCCCGGGGCCAAAGGCCGGGAGGATCGCAAAGGGCGCATAGAGAAACGCGTCGGAGACGACGTCGCCAAGCTCGTTGAAGAAGGCGCCGAGCCTGCTCTTCTGCCCATGCTCGCGCGCCAGCATGCCGTCGGCCGCGTTGAAGGCCATCCTGAGCCCAAGCCACAGAGGAATGAGGAGGAAGAGCGGACGCGCTCCAGACGCCATGACCAGGAGGCCGACGACAACGGAGATGGCGGCAGCGGCAAGCGTGACCTGGTTGGCCGTCACGCCTTTTTCGGCAAGGCGGTCAACATGCGGGCGCAGACGAGCCTGGAAGGCCGGCTTGAGATCGTAGAGGGTCATGGGCGGGCCAGGAATCGAAGCAGATCCTGGTCACAATGCCTGCCTCGGCACAGTTTGCAAGCCGGCTCAAGGCTTCGTCCCTCGCCTCAATCGGCTCCCCCCATCAAGGACTTCTAGACTCACACCGCGGCAACCTTATCGCCGGGCCCACGCGGTGCCTCGCGACATATCCTTTTCTACATGTCCGTATTTAGACGCCGAGCTTTTGGAGAAGGCCCTCGACCATCGGCCGGTAGCCGCCGCCGAAGAGACGCAAATGCACAAGGGCCGGCCAAAGCTGATAGATTGCGAGCCGCTCCTCGAAGCCCGACTCAAGCGCGCCATAGGCTTCATAAAAGGCGTCGCCCGGCCGACCGAAGAGGTTGAGCATCGCGAGATCGACCTCGTAATGACCGAAATAGCAGGCCGGATCGATCAGCCCCGAGACCCGGTCATTGGAGACGACGATGTTGCCGCCCCACATATCGCCGTGCAGGAGTGCCGCGGCGGGTCGAGCGGGAATTCGGTTCGGAAGATCGGCGGCAAGGCGTTCGATGCGGCGGGCAAGCCTGCTGTCGATATGCGGTACGTTCACGAGAAGGCGCTTGTCGCCCCAGAACGCAATCCAATCGTCGGCACGATCATTGACGATCGCCACGGGACCGAAGGCATAGTCCTCACTCCAGCCATACTTTTCGTCCCGGCGCACGTGCAATGTCGAAACCGCAAGACCGAGATCGGCCCAGGCATTTCTAAGACTGCCGCTGTCCGGCAACACTTCCATGACAAGGGCGTGGTCGTCGACCGCCAGAACTGCGGGCGCGGGCGCACCGCTTTCGCCGATCGTGACAAGCATGGCCGCCTCGGTGCGCGGGGACGGGCCGTTCTTGACGACCGCCTCGCGGCCATCATCGAGTTTGATGTGCGCGAGTTGCGAGATGTCGCCACCATGCAGCACCGTCTCGGAAGCAAGAATGCCGCCGAGAAGCTCTGCCCCGGCCTCCGCCAAGAGGCTCATGCCCGCACCTTGAGATG contains these protein-coding regions:
- a CDS encoding phosphatidate cytidylyltransferase, with product MAEPNLLILAGGVFAILAVASLIGFILKRTISWRKPHAVIDNLNARIKAWWVLVALMLIAFLFGKTGVVLLFAFASFTALREFMTLTPTRRGDHYALAASFFVFLPAQYALVLADQYGIYSVLIPVYAFLALPIIAAFRAETARYMERVAQVQWGLMICVFCLSHVPAILNLDIPGFEGGNLLLITFLIIVVQASDVLQYVCGKLFGRRKVAPNLSPSKTWEGLIGGVGLATLLGGGLWWLTPFTPLVALAMAALIAIMGFFGGLVMSAIKRDRGVKDWGQMIEGHGGVLDRIDSLVFAAPIFFHLTRFFFSVS
- a CDS encoding lysophospholipid acyltransferase family protein; its protein translation is MSDFPPAASGFLVDATTTALILAARVATGVRAEWQGCDPTTHRRIYYANHVSHGDFVLLWSVLPPALRRVTRPVAAADYWRATRMRRYIAEEVFRAVLIERTRTEETPDPIALMADALSGGASLILFPEGTRNTGDERLLPFKSGIYRLAEKRPEIECVPVWIDNLNRVLPKGEIVPVPLLCTVTFGAPVKLGEGEEKQAFLDRARAALLATAPTNGENHKDG
- a CDS encoding CDP-alcohol phosphatidyltransferase family protein gives rise to the protein MTLYDLKPAFQARLRPHVDRLAEKGVTANQVTLAAAAISVVVGLLVMASGARPLFLLIPLWLGLRMAFNAADGMLAREHGQKSRLGAFFNELGDVVSDAFLYAPFAILPAFGPGLVALVVLLSILTEFAGVLAQALGASRRYDGPLGKSDRALVFGVIGTWVGFGGLLPDWSALALWAVAILLAATVVKRVRVALAEMPARAGE
- a CDS encoding fructosamine kinase family protein, whose protein sequence is MSLLAEAGAELLGGILASETVLHGGDISQLAHIKLDDGREAVVKNGPSPRTEAAMLVTIGESGAPAPAVLAVDDHALVMEVLPDSGSLRNAWADLGLAVSTLHVRRDEKYGWSEDYAFGPVAIVNDRADDWIAFWGDKRLLVNVPHIDSRLARRIERLAADLPNRIPARPAAALLHGDMWGGNIVVSNDRVSGLIDPACYFGHYEVDLAMLNLFGRPGDAFYEAYGALESGFEERLAIYQLWPALVHLRLFGGGYRPMVEGLLQKLGV